A part of Haloarchaeobius sp. HME9146 genomic DNA contains:
- a CDS encoding ABC transporter ATP-binding protein — MATVTLDNLRKEFDNGRIVAVDDVSIDVADGEFVTVVGPSGCGKSTTLRMLAGLESPTSGRITIGGEDVTDVHARRRDVAMVFQNYALYPHKTVSQNMGFGLRMSTDLSKEERQQRVLETAEMMGIEDLLDDKPDELSGGQKQRVALGRAIVREPDVFLFDEPLSNLDAKLRTSMRTEIQRLQADLDTTAIYVTHDQEEAMTMGDRIVILKDGELQQVGKPKEVYNNPANEFVGGFVGSPSMNFFDVEIDDTGGSISLKGPDGFDFQLAESEAARLRDADTGDEVRLGIRPEDVFVTEGGPNAQTTTLDVLEPIGSDNYLYLDIGDDFIARVDSDIEPEPGEQIQVTFDSSDVHLFDIETGESLFLQSAEERAVTA; from the coding sequence ATGGCTACAGTCACGCTGGATAACCTACGAAAGGAGTTCGACAACGGGCGCATCGTCGCCGTCGACGACGTCTCGATAGATGTCGCGGATGGCGAGTTCGTCACCGTCGTCGGCCCGTCGGGGTGCGGTAAGTCCACGACGCTTCGGATGCTCGCGGGCCTCGAATCGCCCACCTCGGGTCGCATCACGATCGGTGGCGAGGACGTTACGGACGTCCACGCGCGCCGTCGCGACGTGGCGATGGTGTTCCAGAACTACGCGCTCTACCCGCACAAGACCGTGTCCCAGAACATGGGCTTCGGCCTGCGCATGAGCACCGACCTCTCGAAAGAGGAACGTCAGCAGCGCGTGCTCGAGACGGCCGAGATGATGGGCATCGAGGACCTGCTCGACGACAAGCCGGACGAGCTCTCCGGCGGGCAGAAACAGCGCGTCGCGCTGGGCCGCGCCATCGTCCGCGAACCCGACGTGTTCCTCTTCGACGAACCGCTGTCGAACCTGGACGCGAAGCTCCGGACCTCGATGCGGACCGAGATCCAGCGCCTCCAGGCCGACCTCGACACGACCGCCATCTACGTCACCCACGACCAGGAGGAGGCGATGACGATGGGTGACCGCATCGTCATCCTGAAAGACGGTGAACTCCAGCAGGTGGGCAAGCCCAAGGAGGTGTACAACAACCCGGCGAACGAGTTCGTCGGCGGCTTCGTCGGCTCCCCGAGCATGAACTTCTTCGACGTCGAGATCGACGACACCGGTGGCAGCATCAGTCTCAAGGGCCCGGATGGCTTCGACTTCCAGCTCGCCGAGTCCGAGGCGGCACGCCTGCGCGACGCGGACACCGGCGACGAGGTCCGCCTCGGTATCCGCCCGGAGGACGTCTTCGTCACCGAGGGCGGCCCGAACGCCCAGACGACCACGCTCGACGTGCTCGAACCCATCGGGAGCGACAACTACCTCTACCTCGACATCGGGGACGACTTCATCGCCCGCGTCGACTCCGACATCGAGCCCGAACCCGGCGAGCAGATACAGGTCACCTTCGACTCCAGCGACGTCCACCTCTTCGACATCGAGACCGGTGAGTCGCTGTTCCTGCAGTCGGCCGAGGAGCGCGCCGTCACCGCCTGA
- a CDS encoding glucan 1,4-alpha-glucosidase, giving the protein MQLRDALNDYKHHRHDATAFPGECRSTTGHFSGRDGRLVHVDPDGSLSDYGYPLTGLNGLERSRFGLRVDGDIVWFDHCQTASQEYSDDTGLVVTEHDTHLGTVTQFDLTLGDAHVTHFDCDNLEPASVEVVAFVGFAPDSQDTRIGQLHHDDAIEVFHTDEHDFVGSTTGFSEIQGQVAAKYGEILDDEPVDLPRPISNGRYEEARLSGNLVAFLPVEDGAATVTTLLTDSDEVGRGDALDQLDDLASSYTSAAALEDAAAEQVDVSVPGDHPYAEAMAADIRVLSLLSGRTGLRIAGPDFDPFYAYSGGYGYTWFRDDAEISLFLLESAQEYDLDLDAWHDRSAAAYRDTQRDDGSWPHRVWPHDGSLAPGWANGRLEAGDDVDYQADQTGSVIAFLGAYADATADDGNAPDVTETLETALESLDETLEDDGRPEICQNAWEDMTGRFTHTAATFLEAYATLATTETAGDEVADHATARAHEVYEAMDDLWVPEKGIYALREYTDDEEGAVLDGRCDSATLAVVAAHRTYDRLEPVDDERLDRLVSHVETITEALWREPSEGVKGLIRYEGDGWRKRDQHDEKIWSVSTAWGAHAAASLAALLADHDDDRADQFAALARDLLDLVLPGGPLCMDTGYLPEQVFDDGTPDSATPLGWPHALRLATVALMDEYDILEPRRAVADQ; this is encoded by the coding sequence ATGCAATTACGGGACGCACTCAACGACTACAAACATCACAGGCACGATGCGACGGCGTTCCCGGGCGAGTGCCGGTCGACGACCGGCCACTTCTCGGGGCGCGACGGTCGCCTCGTCCACGTCGATCCTGACGGGTCTCTCTCTGACTACGGCTATCCTCTCACCGGTCTCAACGGACTGGAGCGCTCGCGGTTCGGGCTCCGCGTCGACGGCGACATCGTGTGGTTCGACCACTGCCAGACCGCCTCGCAGGAGTACTCCGACGACACCGGCCTGGTCGTCACCGAACACGACACCCACCTCGGAACCGTCACGCAGTTCGACCTGACGCTGGGGGACGCACACGTCACCCACTTCGACTGCGATAACCTCGAACCGGCGTCCGTCGAGGTCGTCGCCTTCGTCGGCTTCGCCCCCGACTCCCAGGACACCCGCATCGGCCAGCTCCACCACGACGACGCCATCGAGGTGTTCCACACCGACGAACACGACTTCGTCGGGAGCACGACCGGCTTCTCCGAGATACAGGGGCAGGTCGCCGCGAAGTACGGCGAGATACTCGACGACGAGCCCGTCGACCTCCCCCGGCCCATCAGCAACGGTCGCTACGAGGAAGCCCGTCTGAGCGGCAACCTCGTCGCCTTCCTCCCGGTCGAAGACGGAGCCGCGACGGTGACCACGCTGCTGACCGACAGCGACGAGGTCGGCCGCGGTGACGCTCTCGACCAGCTCGACGACCTCGCATCGAGCTATACCTCTGCCGCGGCGCTCGAGGACGCCGCCGCCGAACAGGTCGACGTGTCCGTCCCTGGGGACCACCCCTACGCGGAGGCGATGGCCGCCGACATCCGTGTCCTCTCCCTCCTCTCGGGCCGGACCGGCCTGCGCATCGCCGGCCCCGACTTCGACCCGTTCTACGCCTACTCCGGTGGCTACGGTTACACCTGGTTCCGCGACGACGCCGAGATCTCCCTGTTCCTGCTGGAGTCCGCCCAGGAGTACGACCTCGACCTCGACGCCTGGCACGACCGGAGCGCGGCAGCCTACCGCGACACCCAGCGCGACGACGGCTCGTGGCCCCACCGCGTCTGGCCGCACGACGGCAGCCTCGCCCCCGGGTGGGCGAACGGCCGCCTCGAAGCCGGCGACGACGTGGATTACCAGGCCGACCAGACCGGGAGCGTCATCGCGTTCCTCGGCGCGTACGCCGACGCGACCGCGGACGACGGGAACGCACCCGACGTGACCGAGACGCTCGAGACCGCCCTCGAGAGCCTCGACGAGACCCTCGAAGACGACGGTCGCCCGGAGATCTGCCAGAACGCCTGGGAGGACATGACCGGCCGGTTCACCCACACCGCCGCGACGTTCCTCGAAGCCTACGCGACGCTGGCGACCACGGAGACCGCCGGTGACGAGGTCGCCGACCACGCGACAGCCCGCGCCCACGAGGTGTACGAGGCCATGGACGACCTGTGGGTCCCGGAGAAGGGCATCTACGCGCTCCGCGAGTACACCGACGACGAGGAGGGTGCCGTCCTCGACGGACGCTGTGACTCCGCGACGCTGGCAGTCGTCGCCGCACACCGCACCTACGACCGGCTCGAACCGGTCGACGACGAGCGCCTCGACCGCCTCGTCTCCCACGTCGAGACCATCACCGAGGCCCTCTGGCGCGAGCCGAGCGAGGGCGTGAAGGGACTCATCCGGTACGAGGGCGACGGCTGGCGAAAGCGCGACCAACACGACGAGAAGATCTGGTCCGTCTCGACCGCGTGGGGCGCACACGCCGCCGCCAGTCTCGCGGCGCTGCTGGCGGACCACGACGACGACCGCGCCGACCAGTTCGCCGCGCTTGCCCGCGACCTCCTCGACCTCGTCCTCCCCGGCGGCCCGCTGTGCATGGACACCGGCTACCTCCCCGAGCAGGTGTTCGACGATGGGACGCCCGACAGCGCGACCCCGCTGGGCTGGCCGCACGCGCTCCGGCTGGCGACGGTCGCACTCATGGACGAGTACGACATCCTGGAGCCGCGTCGGGCCGTCGCGGACCAGTAG